Within Anolis sagrei isolate rAnoSag1 chromosome 3, rAnoSag1.mat, whole genome shotgun sequence, the genomic segment tctcaagctccaaatcatggaaATTCTCTGGTAGcgattcagggagcacaccatcatccctgTAACGTTTCATTCTCATGAAAAAACACACTTCAAACAAGGTTTgttgcttgttgttcattcgttcagtcatttccgactcttcgtgactttatGAACCACTccacgccatagctccctgtcggtcgtcaccacccccagctccttcaaggtcattccagtcacttcaaggatgccatccatccctcttgcccttggtcggcccctcttcctttttccatccttttcccccagcatccttATCTTTTctatgctttcctttccttttctttcattcctttgaaTTCCTGCAAAGGTTTCTCCCTCCCTATATGGAAATGCCCTGTTTGTCTAGATCCTTGAGCTGTTGGGAAATGTCCCCTGGACAGaagcaaaggagaagagggatgacTGGGCTGAGGAGAACaagctgggaaggaaggaaggaaggaaggaaggaaggaaggagggagggagggagggagggagggagggagggagggagggagggagggagggagggagggagggagggaggctttcCTGTCTTGGCATCCCATCCTGGGcacaatggagggagggaaagggcagAGAGGGAATTGGTTCAGCAGAGACGAATGTTGTGAATACCTCAATATGTTTAAATCTGAATCTGAAGTATCCAGATCAgattcatggctgagtggaggaTTCGTTTGGGAAGACCAGGAAATTTGGTAGCAGCAAAATTTTgtgaagagaaaggagggaactgAGTTTTTTGGCTTCATGACTAATTTTTCGCTTTCTTTCTTGACCAGGAACATGGCGATATCTCTGGTGTGATAACAATCAAAGCAGTATCCAGTGGACATTGGGAAATGTGGAAACCAAAGAAGCTGTAAGGAAAAGGGTCCTGTATGAAAAAGACATCCTCTCAaggtcgcctaagggctgagaagagcggtatacaaataaagtaaataaataaataaggtgctgatcttgctgaacggactttggggaaaaagaaagggaaaaagaagacagAAATGTCCATATTGCAGTTAAAAATACATAACACTGTCAACATgcaggagaaaccctataaatgcctggagtgtggaaagagcttcaaacACAATCAAAGACTGcagtcacatcaaaggactcacactggggagaaaccctatacatgcctagaatgtggacagagcttcactcggaggGACCAGCTGCAGcgacatgaaaggactcacactggggcgaaaccctatcaatgcctggagtgtggaaagagttttactTTGAGACATCATCTGCAGCAACATATAAGGAttcacactgaggagaaaccctatacatgcctggagtgtggaaagaacttcactcagagtggaTATCTGCGTTCACATcaacgaactcacactggggagagacCCTATGAATGCCTGGATTGTGGACAGaacttcactcagagttcacacCTACGTAGACATCAACAAACACACAATGTGGAGAAATCTTGTACAtgtatagaatgtggaaagagcttcgctgACAGTGGAAGTTTACatttacatcaaaggactcacactggggagaaaccctatacatgcctggagtgtggccagagcttcactcagaattcaCACCTACATACCCACAAACGAACTCACACCggtgagaaaccctataaatgcctggagtgtggaaaaagcttcactGATAGTGGAAATTTACATAAACACCAacaaactcacactggggagaaaccctatgaatgcctgtTGTGTGGAAAGAGATTCATTTTGAGATGTCATCTGCAGCGacatgaaaggattcacactggtgagaaaccctatgaatgcctggagtgtggaaagagcttcactgatagTGGAAGTCTACATATCCACcaacgaactcacactggggagaaaccctataaatgtctggaatgtggaaagaacttcaccCAGAGTGgacatctacattcacatcaaaaaactcacactggggaaaaaccctatgaatgcctggagtgtggaaagagtttcagttgGGAGCATTCTCTGCAGCGACATGAAAGGGTTCACACtgggataaaggtaaaggttgtcccctgacattaagaccagtcatgtctgactctgggctgtggtgctcatctccatttctaagccaaagagccagcgttgtccatagacacctccaaggtcatgtggccagcatgaccgcatggagcaccgttaccttcccgccggagcggtacctattgatctactcacatttgaatgttttcaaacagctaggttggcagaagctagggctgacagcggaagctcacgccgctccctggaatcgaacctgtgaccttttggtcaacatgctcagcagctcagtgctttaacccactgtgccaccgggggccccacactggggagaaactctaTCAATGTCTggtgtgtggaaagagcttcactgacaGTGGAAATCTTCAAAGACATAATAGAACGCACACTGGGATGccttgagtgtggaaagagtttcactcggAGGGGTCATCTGCAGCCACGTGAAACTCACATTCAAGTAAATGGATGCCAGGggcggggagaagggcgggggtataaatataggaaataagtgTAGAGGAATGGGAGAAACTTTGGAAGAATAGATTCCAATTTACAAGAAGTTactatttttttacaaaatgatgCACAGATGCTACAGAACTCCAGAAAAACCCTCAAAGATAAattaaataatacaatttatGCTGGAGATGTAAATAAATGACTGGaaccttttatcatatgtggtgaaCTTGCCCAAAGGCTAAAGCCTTCTAGATAAACGTGCACACCAATAttgaaaacaatataataaagCCCTAAGTAATACTGAAACCAGAACCTTTTTTATTGGGAATTTTAGACAAGCAATTTTAGACAAGATTCTGTAGTCACGTAAAGAATCTTCCAGTACATGACTACAGCAGCGAGAATTGAATATTCAAAATTATGGATAAAACAAAGAACACCAACACCAGAGGAATgaattacaatttttttaaatggctgaAATGACAAATTAACTTTAATTCTACAAGAAAATGATACCCAAAACCTGCAATAGAATGTGTGAACTAAAAGTGTTATGAGATAATACATTTGTATAAACTATATAACTTGTATATCTAAGAGCAAAAAAAGTTTTTGAAAATTGatcactgttggtcacagctgacctctagctagagcactcaagggacaggtcttcccagttctccatgtctattccagagtttttaaggttagctttaagaccaactttaaatctcttttcctgtccaccaccaTTCCATGTTCTGTCCTTGACTTGGGAGTattgtaactgctttgggagatggtgattgggcattcagacaatgtggccagttcagtggagttgatgatgtaggagcatcgcttcaatgctggtggtctttgcttcttccagcacgctaacgtttgtccatctgtcttcccaagagatttgcaggatttttcggaggcagtgctgatggcaTCGTTTCAGgagtgtgacgtctatagacagacCACGTTTCacaagtgtatagcagggttgggaggacaatagcattataaacaagcaccttggtctctgtgtggatgtcctggtcttcaaacactcactgcttcattcggaaaattgttgcactcgcagagctcaggcggtgttgtactttggtatcaatgttgacttctgtggAGGAGGCTGCCAAGCTcgcggaaattgtcaacattttctaatgttacattgttaagctgtatttccagcattggagagggattaactggtgactgttggaagaccactttggttttctcgatgttcaatgacaggccgagtttctcttatatacttctgcaaaggtgtttagagtggcttgtaggtcattgtcatattggagttctatagcagacgttgtgaccttggttttggctttcagtctgctgatgtTAAAACAGCTTGCCATCGGTCTGATAGATgttttccactccggtgggaagcttcccgtcaacaagatgaagtatcatagcgatgaagatggagaatagagttggggcaataacacatcattcCTGTTGgacgcctgattccaccttaaatgggtcactttgggaatcactgctgtccaagactgttgccatcatgtcatcacagaggagccgcaggatgttcacacaTCTGTCAGGGTGTCTGAttctttggaggatggtccagagagcgctgccattcactgtgtcgaatgcctttgcgagGTCAATGAATACCATGcacagaggttggttttgctcCCTGCAtgtttcttggagctgttgtgcagtgaagaccatgtccacggttcctctggaggggcggaagccattctgggattctgggagggggtCTTCTGAGAGGGGGAGAAGGCCTTTGCAAGGATTcctgcgaggattttcccagcggaggttcgggttatttatttatttatttatttcatttacttataccccgcccttctcaccccgggggggggggggaggggacttagggcggtttacaatgggggcacaattagatgcccaagacaatacacaagcaatacaaatacaaacaattcaacaattaattaaaaacatcagtacataataaaataataaaacagtctcatgctcagggttcagagtccatattagGTCTAATTCTGGTCCGACTCTCGtgttaaaccccccccccccccccaggaggatGGTTTTGCCTCCCTTAGCTCTCTCTGATAGGATGGTGTCCAGTTGACAGTCAAACGTTTCAGAGAGTTGAGAGTCAATGCCAGTGGATGCTTCGGACAGGtgcttcaccaggtcatttctgatagcaaagcccaCTCTGTGTATTCTTCGTTCTTCAGGctgtcccttccagaagaaggtgtagccacCAGCTCAGTGGAAAAGTGGGGGTGACCGAGGATATCCCAACAGACTTTGAGGATGCCTCCATCATTGCCCTCTtcgaaaagggggaaagaacagactgcggagaCTATTGAGgtctctcccttctaacctccgctgggaaaatcctcacaagaatccttgcaaaccgccttctgcccctctcaggagacaccctcccagaatcccagaacggctgccgcccctccagaggaaccgtggacatggtcttcactgcatgacagctccaagaaacaTGCAGGGAGCAAAACCAACCTCTCTGCATGGCATTCAttaaccttgcaaaggcattcgacacagtgaatcgcagcgctctctggaccatcctccaaaacatCAGACACCCTGACAAATGTGTGAACATCCTGAGGCTCCTCCGTGATGACAAGATGGCAACAGTgtaacattagaatcatagaatcaaagagttggaagagacctcatgggccatccagtccaaccccctgccaagaagtaggaatattgcattcaaatcacccctgacagatggccatccagcctctgcttaaaagcttccaaagaaggagcctccaccacactccggggcagagagttccactgctgaacggctctcacagtcaggaagttcttcctcatgttcagatggaatctcctctcttgtagtttgaagccatggttccattgcgtcctagtctccaaagaagcagaaaacaagcttgctccctcctcctccctgtgacttcctctcacatatttatacatggacatcatatctcctctcagccttctcttcttcaggctaaacatgcccagttccctaagccgctcctcatagggcttgttctccagacccttgatcattttagttgccctcctctggacacattccagcttgtcaatatctctcttgaattgtggtgcccagaattggacacagtattccagatgtggtctaaccaaagcagaatagaggggtagcattacttccctagatctagacactaggctcctcttgatgcagaccaaaatcccattggctttttttgccgccacatcacattcctggctcatgtttaacttgttgtccacgaggactccaagatctttttcacacgtactgctctcgagccaggcgtcccccattctgtatctttgcatttcattttttctgccaaagtggagtatttggGAGAtacttctccaccaaagtcaacactgacactgaaattcaacaccgcctgagctctgtgagtgcagcatttttccgaatgaagcagagagtgttttggaccgggacatccgtagggagaccaaggggcttgttgataaagctattgtcctctcaaccctgttatacacctgtgaacgtggactgtctacagatgtcacactcaactcctggaatgattccatcagcgctgcctctggaaaatcctgcaaatcttttgggaagaagacaggcgttgaaatgtcaacgtgctggaagaagccaagaccaccagcactgaagcgatggtcctctgccatcaattcctctggacaggccacgttgtctgaaaGCTTTTCCTGAAGAAGAGTTTTTTCCTGAGGTAAAACTTGCCTCCACTGGccttttgtcattttaaaaaacatcatttttattaattatacAGTAAACAAATATACAAAGAAACAAGCCATACACTGTCAACATAAAAACACCAAATACAGGAAAGCAATAATTTAACGCCTTCAGCCTTGTCTTCTCACTTATGAATTGTGTCACATGCTCATCCTCATTGAAACGTTTCctctgtgtgcgtgtgcgtgtgtgtgtaccctaaccccccccccccccaatgtcctGGGAGATACATGGGACGTCATTCCTTCTCTGGTGGAAAAAGGGCCCCTCCTCCAAGGGCCCCCGTTTCCAGAGGGGCAGCCCCATGGACCTTTTCAAAGGTCCCAGCATCCGTCTCGGCCCTCCTCCCACTTCCGCCTTTGCCCTTGGCTTCATTCGGAGGCTGCAAAGGGAGCTCGAAGGGCCAAGATCCTCATTGCCTCAGAGACTAGAGatcggaggagggggaggggagagagtgcTCTGCCTGACCCCAAATATGGGGAAGGCCCTTCCTCCCTCTCAAATCCTCCGGGCTCCCGGTTGCTCTTCTGTGCTGTGAGGAGGGCAGGGCCACCACAACTGGTCTTGGGACGCTCCCCTGGGACCATGGGAAGGGGTGCCATCGCAGGAGGCCCCTGTTCCACGGCACCCCCAGGGCCCACCAACCCAGCCCGTTTCTGCCTTCAGggaggaccccccccccacctcctccaaggccCACCCTTCACCCTCTGCTGCTGGATCACGTTTCCAGCTGCCCGTCAAGCATCCCTGTTTCTCTCCCAATCCCCCTTCGTTGATGGCCTTCCAGCCTTGATGGGGATTGTGGTCCAAAAGACTACCTCTCCCATTGGATCAGAGACTCGAGGGCTGCCATTGTGGATGGCCTTCAGGGTCCCTTCCAAGTCATGGCATCGTAACCCTCAGGTGCACCTCTCTCAGGGGGGTTttctctgcaaggatgtttcatAGGGGGCAGccctggccttcctctgaggttgagagaaagTGACTCACTTTTGGTTAGCCAcaaataatttgggggggggggggtttcaaaaCTCTTAATTCTGGGCCTGGCCTGCCTGGCGGGGTTGTTGTACGGGTGAAGTGTCAAGGCTCTTGCCCACTGAAACCCCAGAGAAGGCCAGGAAGAGGGCAGAGCGCCTTCCCCAGAGATTCCCAGCTGATCCAGAGAGACACCTCTCTTGTCCTCCTATCATTGTTCATTGATTGATTGGATCtccatcccgcctttctcagcccacaggccactcagagtggcttacaagtagaaAGTAAATACAAGATAtaatattatcatagcacaatattaatattatatattacattgtactataacattattctgtaatattattagtaatagtacatttaatataatatatataattataacatagtagtagtagtagtagtagtatattgcattacattaattgtataccataaatacaattacaaacatgtacatataatattataatatcagCCCAGATGTTTCCcgacttccttcctcccctttcaacCCCTCTTATTTATTGGCGGCTCCCAAGAGAGTGAGACCGGAGGAACCTCTCTCTTGTGGACAGTGACAACTGTTATGAAGAACTGGGTTGGtgtaagttttttgggccatcaggctatgttctagaagcattctctcctgacatttcgcctgcagctatggcaagcatcctcatcggtagtgaggatgcttgccatagatgcaggcaaaacatcaggagagaatgcttctagaacttggccatatagcccgagaaacctacaacagcccagtgattccagccatgaaagccttcaccaaGACATGTTCTGAATCACCTTCCTATGCTGGAACAGTTGTCCCAAGTCTCTGAGAGGAGACAGTGGCCGGGTGCAAAtaaagcttaataataataataataataataataatgactcttAATTCTGGGGCTGGCCTACCTGGCAGGGTTGTCGCATGgatggagaaggggaaagagtCTCAGTTCTGGTCCTGGCCTACCTGACAGGGTCATTGCCTGGGTGGAGAAACACTAAGGCTTATTTCTGGGCCCGGTCTACTTGGCAAGGTCGTTGTATGATGGACAAGGACAAAGGGTCTTAATTTTGGGCCAGACCTACTTGGAAGAGTTGTGGTATGGATGGAGAAGGACCACGACTCTCACTTTTAGGCCCGGCCTGCTTGGCAGGGTTGTTGTGTGTGTGGAGAAGGGCCAAGGGTCCCAGTTCtgctcctgcctgcctgcctgagagGGCCGTTCCATGGTTGCAGAAGGACCAACACTTATTTCTGGGCATGGCCTGCCTGGCAGGGTTgttgtgtgtgtgggggagggCCAGGGCTCTCCATTCTGGGCCTGGCCTACCTGGCAGGGTTGTTGTGTGGGTGGAGAAGGACCACGACTCTCACTTTTAGGCCCGTCCTGCTTGGCAGGGTTGTTGTGTGTGTGGAGGAGGGCCAGGGCTCTCCATTCTGGGCCTAGCCTACCTGGCAGGGTTGTTGTATGGGTGGAGAAGGACCAAGACTTATTTCTGGGCCTGGTCTACTTGGCAAGGTCGTTGTATGGGTGAAGAAGGGCCAAGGCTCTTAATTTTGGGCCTGGCCTACCTGGCAGGGTTGTTGTGTGAGTGGAGAAGGGCCAAGACTCTCACTTTTAGGCCCGTCCTGCTTGGCAGGGTTgttgtgtgtgtgggggagggCCAGGGCTCTCCATTCTGGGCCTGGCCTACCTGGCAGGGTTGTTgtgtgggtggaggaggaggcttCTGGGAAGAGGGGCGTGGCCAgggccttcctcctccctctcggcttcctttcctccatttctcgCTGAATCCGCCAATCAAGGCTGCACGCACCAATGAGGGCTTAGGGGGGCGGGGCTTGAGGGGCTCGGCCAATGGGACgtcgaaggaggaggagggggcgggctTCTTCTCGGGTGAGCTTCTCCTTCCATCCGTCCGCCATTTTTCCCGGGGTGAGGCGGTGAAGACAGAGCTTCCTCTGGCGCCACGGACAGGGAGGGAGAGGCGGACAGGTAGAGGgttcttattattactattattagtgttAGGATTGTGATTATGACATTTTCCTGGAAGGAGGCGGGGGGGAGGGGCGTCCATGGAGGAGGGAAAAAAAGGCCTCAAAAGGCAGCCAAGCCCCGCCCGCCctccgtcctccctccctccctcccagcatGCACCGCGcctccgcccccctcccccctccctccctgccaagTGTGCTCATGAAGCCCCGAGAAAGGCTTGTGTGTCATAGGGCAACTTGTGCATCAGAGAtggatattaggcctgtttgatcaagaaaaaatttgtttctaaaatcgttttgtaattggggtgtttttttgtttcgatatttaaaatatttacaaaactttccaaaaaaatgttttgttatttacgaaatttcgtaaatatttacaaaacattttagaaacaaattttttcttgatcaaacaggcctagtaagtgtgaatgttgcagtaatggtcaccttgattagcattgaatggcttggctttcatttctcccaccctggacattccatagataaaccgaaactccatttgcctagtttccaacagacctctgaggatgcctgccatagatgtgggcaaaatgtcaggagagaatgcttctggaacatggtcatacatacagccctgaaaactcacagcaaaagagcctgaaaactcacagcaagagcgccatccgatcggctccggctgctggtgcctgggagccaatccagcgctcccaagcacccagcagtaagcggggcgaaggggcggcgcgagcaacacggctgctgcgccctcctcctcctcctcccggcacttcctgcaacacagctgggaggaggaggaggaggagggcgcagcagccggagctgatcggatggcgcgcgcgctcctgcgcccccctcctcctcctcctcccagctgtgttgcaggaagtgacaggaggaggaggaggagggcgcagcagccgtgttgctcgcgccgccccttcgccccgcccgccccatttactgctgggtgcttgggagcgccggattggctcccaggcaccagcagcacagcagcctccatcctattaacgagacgagctgaagctcgtaaaaaaaatggggctgctgtttcgatatttttaaacccttccgggtttgaaaatatgttttgaaatcgcgtcggatatggtaaataTAACGaataaatt encodes:
- the LOC132770347 gene encoding zinc finger protein 436-like isoform X1, encoding MKKTSSQGADLAERTLGKKKGKKKTEMSILQLKIHNTVNMQEKPYKCLECGKSFKHNQRLQSHQRTHTGEKPYTCLECGQSFTRRDQLQRHERTHTGAKPYQCLECGKSFTLRHHLQQHIRIHTEEKPYTCLECGKNFTQSGYLRSHQRTHTGERPYECLDCGQNFTQSSHLRRHQQTHNVEKSCTCIECGKSFADSGSLHLHQRTHTGEKPYTCLECGQSFTQNSHLHTHKRTHTGEKPYKCLECGKSFTDSGNLHKHQQTHTGEKPYECLLCGKRFILRCHLQRHERIHTGEKPYECLECGKSFTDSGSLHIHQRTHTGEKPYKCLECGKNFTQSGHLHSHQKTHTGEKPYECLECGKSFSWEHSLQRHERVHTGIKVKVVP
- the LOC132770347 gene encoding zinc finger protein ZFP2-like isoform X2, which gives rise to MSILQLKIHNTVNMQEKPYKCLECGKSFKHNQRLQSHQRTHTGEKPYTCLECGQSFTRRDQLQRHERTHTGAKPYQCLECGKSFTLRHHLQQHIRIHTEEKPYTCLECGKNFTQSGYLRSHQRTHTGERPYECLDCGQNFTQSSHLRRHQQTHNVEKSCTCIECGKSFADSGSLHLHQRTHTGEKPYTCLECGQSFTQNSHLHTHKRTHTGEKPYKCLECGKSFTDSGNLHKHQQTHTGEKPYECLLCGKRFILRCHLQRHERIHTGEKPYECLECGKSFTDSGSLHIHQRTHTGEKPYKCLECGKNFTQSGHLHSHQKTHTGEKPYECLECGKSFSWEHSLQRHERVHTGIKVKVVP